The Tissierellales bacterium sequence GAGTATTTGAAGGGCTAATTAAAGAAAATGGTGGATTACCAAATAGATATAGTCCAGTAGAAGATGATTATGAAGTTCTTAAAGAAGCCGTTAAAAAAGGTGTTAAAGAAAATGATTTTGTATTAATAATTGCTGGTTCTTCGGCTGGAACAAAGGATTATACAGTTAAAGTAATTGAAGAATTAGGTGAAGTAGTAGTTCATGGTGTAGCTTTAAAACCAGGTAAACCGACTATACTTGGTATAATAAATGGAAAACCTGTAATTGGAATACCAGGTTATCCAGTGTCTGCTTATCTAGTCTTTGAAACTTTTGTAGAGCCTTTATTATTAAAAAGTATAGGACAAAAAGAAGAGAAAGCCAATATAGTTAAAGCTACTATTTCCAAGAAAATAGTTTCATCTTTAAAAAATAAAGAATTGGTAAGGGTTAATTTAGGATATGTAAAAGATAAGTTAGTAGCTACACCTTTATCTGGTGGTGCAGGTGTAACTATGAGTTTAGTTAAAGCAGATGGTATAGGAATAATTCCTCAGAATTTAGAAGGGGTAGAAGCGGGAAATCAAGTAGATGTAAAATTGTTAAAACCTATTAGTGAAATTCGTGAAACTTTACTTTCTATAGGTAGTCATGATTTAATAATGGATATTATAGGAGATATGATGAGTTTAACTTCAGGTCATGTAGGCAGTATGGGAGGTATTTTGGCTATGAAAAGAGGAGAATGCCATATAGCCCCAATCCATCTATTAGATACAGAGACAGGAGAATATAATATAAGTTATATTAGAAAGTATTTCCAAGGAGAAAAAATGGCCCTTATAAAAGGAGTAAAAAGACAACAAGGATTTATGGTGAGAAAAGGTGATAAAGGGAATATTAAAAATTTTACAGACTTAACGAAGGATGATGTAATATTTGTAAATAGACAAAAAGGGGCTGGTACAAGAATACTTTTAGATTATTATCTTAATAAAGAAAATATAGATTCTTTAGATATTCAAGGGTATGATAGAGAAATGACTACCCATATGGCAGTAGCTACAGTAGTAAAAACTGGCTCTGCTACTGTAGGATTAGGTATATTTTCTGCAGCGAAAGCTTTAGATTTAGATTTTGTTAATCTAGCTCTTGAAGATTATGACTTCCTAGTTCCCTATGCTTTACTTGAAGA is a genomic window containing:
- a CDS encoding molybdopterin biosynthesis protein, which codes for MKKVRNTYIDNKDPEEAKQIYYKKLGLNPQWEKIDITDSLGRITFEAIYAKVSSPNYNAAAMDGMLVESLKTMGASDTNPKILEKDKDFIYVNTGNVVFDPYDAVIMIEDVIETEDGNVKILKGAHPWQHIRPIGEDIVATEMIIPSKHKIRPIDLGAMISGGIESIKVYKKSKVGIIPTGTEIIENIGDLARGKIIDSNSRVFEGLIKENGGLPNRYSPVEDDYEVLKEAVKKGVKENDFVLIIAGSSAGTKDYTVKVIEELGEVVVHGVALKPGKPTILGIINGKPVIGIPGYPVSAYLVFETFVEPLLLKSIGQKEEKANIVKATISKKIVSSLKNKELVRVNLGYVKDKLVATPLSGGAGVTMSLVKADGIGIIPQNLEGVEAGNQVDVKLLKPISEIRETLLSIGSHDLIMDIIGDMMSLTSGHVGSMGGILAMKRGECHIAPIHLLDTETGEYNISYIRKYFQGEKMALIKGVKRQQGFMVRKGDKGNIKNFTDLTKDDVIFVNRQKGAGTRILLDYYLNKENIDSLDIQGYDREMTTHMAVATVVKTGSATVGLGIFSAAKALDLDFVNLALEDYDFLVPYALLEDEKVKRFISVLKSEEFKERVSDLGGYEFDNIGEIIIV